The nucleotide window TACATGGTCACTCTCGACAAACCGCTCGGGATTCGATTCGCGCTCTCCGTCGACGGCCGAATCTTCGTCCACGCCCTCAAGAAAGGGGTACTTCCGCCATTTGGTCTTcatcgctctctctctctctctctctagaacaaAAGTTCCGAGCTTTTGATTGATCGATCGATGGATTGGtttaattttattgaatttgaaattgCAGGGGAATGCGGAGAAGTCCAGGATAGTAATGGTGGGCGACACATTGAAAAAGGCCGGCGATTTGTCCGCCGGCAGGCTTGCTGAAGCAAGCGACTTTGTTGATACCCAGTGAGTATGCCATATTTTTTTTGTACTATCTATAGAAACCCCGCTTTGCGAGGGGTGGAATGTTTATCGTACACAGCCttacctttcttttttttaaaaacaaagaGGATGTTTCCACGACTCGCCGTGACCTTTTCGTCACAATGGAGATTCGAACTAGTACATTTGCCATCGACAATGTGACTACGCGCACATCTGCGCACACAGTATGCCATTAACATTTTTAATTTCAGTTGCACGAAAGATGATGAAAAATGCCTAATTTGAACTTGTTAATGAATGCCGAGACACCGATGTTTGTTATGGATGAATCTGAAGGGCAGTGGGCAAAGATTTGTTCTTTACTGTGCGCGTGATTCAATGTCTGAATTAGCTGTTGAAATTTTCGAAATTCGTTCATGAATGTGTGttcatatttgttttttatttgtttcagTCTTTGGTTTCTCCAGGAAGATGCTGAAGGAGAAAACGGGATCTATTAGCCTGGTTCTTGAGAGACCCTTCTCTCCTTTTCCAATTCAGCAACTGCTTCTTATGAATGATCTCGATAATCTGTTTAATAGAGGTCGAGTTCCTTTTGCAACTTGGAACAAGGCTGTGCTGGCTTCCAGTTTGCAATCATCTCCAGGAACCGGTGGGAACTCTGGCTTTGTTACGTTCTCCTCAAAGTTTCTGAAACCGCAAGGATGGAATTATTTGAATGGCCAAAATGGTCGCATTCAATCACAAATGCAGAATAATACTGTTGCCCAACCCCTGAGCCAACTTGCTTGTATTTACGCTGAAGAGGAGTCCGGCGATGGAGAATGGGCTCATGGGAACTTCCCACTGGATGAATATGTTAAGGCATTGGATCGCTCTAAAGGCGAACTATACTATAACCACGCTCTTGGTATGCGCTACAGTAAGGTGTGATGTTCATCAAATTCTTCAACTATAAACTTGCATTGAAAACTAGGGATAAGGGCTCATCTGTTATGTTGTTCATGTGTCAGATTACTGAACACATATACGTTGGATCATGCATACAAACAGAAGATGATGTGGCGGCACTGAAAAATGTGGCGGTGAGTGCAGCTAAACCTTGTATATTTGTAAAAAtgtaaaacaacatttttgtaTTGTCATTGAAATATGCAGTCTACTCGTATACACATTGTATCAACTTCTTTTCTGTGTCTCTCTTTAACTGCTATGAAATTCTTCGTACAGGGAGTTACTGCTATACTGAATTTCCAAAGTGGAACTGAGACAGAAAATTGGGGAATAAATTCCAATGCAATAAATGAGTCATGCCAAAAGTTCGGTATTCTGATGATTAACTATCCAATAAGGTAAACAAAAAATCTGTGCACTATTCTATTTATCGATTGACAAAATTTATCTTTCTTTTGAAGTCACTTCAAATCATGGAGGTCGGGCATTAAATTTCAGAAATGGAAATGAGTTTCTGAAGTGTCAATTGCTTACAGCTCACTACCACGGCCTCGTAAAACGTCTGAACCTTTTCTTTTGCAGGGAGGGAGATTCTTTTGATTTGAGGAAGAAACTACCATTCTGTGTTGGGTTATTATTACGCTTATTAAAGAAGAATCATTGTGTTTTTGTTACTTGTACAACTGGTTTTGATCGGTCTCCTACTTGCGTAATAGCATACCTGCACTGGATGACAGATACTTCCCTTCATGCAGCTTATAATTTTGTCACTGGGTTGCATTTATGCAGGCCTGACAGGTTAGCCGTCTTAACCATCCTCATTTCCTTTGAGTTTTACACATTATGAAAAGAAACATCTTAGCATGACAAAAATTATTTGTTGCGAGGAAGATCGCAATTCCTTGCTGTGAGTCTGTGACTTGTTAAAGAAAAAGGAGTACTTTGTCACTAATTGAAAGATATCCTTGCAATTTCAATGCAGACCGGCAATTGCTTGGGCGACATGGGATCTTATAGCCATGGTGGAAAACGGGAAACATGAAGGACCTCCAACACATGCTGTGATATTTGTATGGAATGGGCAAGAGGTAGTTGAAAACTTCAGTTTCAACTTCAATGTACAACGTATACTTTAGCAGTGATGTTGGTCATTGGATAAATCTGAAGGGACTGAAAGAAATTTCTTTCTCGATGCCTTACTTGGCGTAGGACTGGATCTGTAAATAGTTTTAAGCTCGTAGTCCTTAAAGCATTATACTGTTCTATTGTCGAGCAGTAATAGAACTTATTTTGCTTCTGTTTGTGCTTCCTGATTCACCCCGTCTCTGTTTACAGGGGGAGGACGTAACCTTAGTTGGAGATTTCACCGCGAACTGGAAAGAACCAATTCGGGCAAATTACAAAGGGGGATCACGATGGGAAGCAGAAATCAGACTTTCACAAGGAAAGTAAGTAAAATCATTGTGTTATTTTGATTTTTACgattataataaaaatatgagATCTAATGCCTTCTGTTAACTTGTGTTGAATTTTCCATCAAGTTTTCTTAGACTAGCTAATCTTGAAAATGTCGCACGATGAGTTTATCTAATTTTCATTTTAAGTGATGACACGATGATGTTCTGCCCTGCAGGTATTACTACAAGTTCATTGTTAATGGGAATTGGCGGCATTCAACATCCTCCCCATCTGAAAGGGATAAAAGTGGAAATGTCAACAATATAATCATCATTGGCGATACTGCCAGCGTGAGGCCTTCTGTTCAACAACCGCAAAAGGTCAGTGCACTAATTTGCATTTCTTTTTCGTCGAGTGTCTTCTCTTCTTATGAATTTGAGCGAGTAGATTAGATCATTTAACTTGTTTTCTCTTCCAGTAAGCGAAAAATTGGACTTGTCCAAGTCCAACGAGTATGCTTTTCCGCGTAAATGATACTGATGGATGATGGCTGTTTTGACACTTTGCTGTTTTAGGATGTGAATATTGTGAAGGTGATTGAGAGGCCATTGACAGAAAACGAGCGCTTCATGCTGGCAAAAGCAGCTCGTTGCGTTTCGTTCTCGATATGCCCGATTAGACTAGCTCCAAAGTAGGTTGGCAAGTACAACGTACCGCGATTCAACAATTTTCGAGGCTAGAACATACAAATCGTGCAAATGAATGTCTTCTGAGTCCCTAAAATAAAGACATTTTTCATAAATGTAACATGATGCAATTCTTGAGGTTGTTCTGTTACTGGTGCCTTTTTATGGGCCTTTATGTCACCACCCACGGAAAGCTTATGTACGCCACAACCCACTTGATGGATGAAATAAAAGCCGCAATTGTTAGAAACGTCAAATGAGCGGTATTCCAAATTAATCACCTGTTGTTAAGTAGATAAGTTAAAATACAAGATGACAGACAGTTTTAGAAAGTTAATCAGAATACGCGTAATTAGGAAGACGACGCGTATGTGGGTAAATGGTCGGGAATGCATATGATTTCCTTGCTTCAGTGTGCGATACAAGGAGATTACACACCAGGAAAATATAATCCCAAAGATATGATTACACAGAATAAGTTAAGTTTAAATCTTTTGCATCCAAAACTCTCTTCGATCTATTTACTTGAGTCACACGTTTTTGGATCCGATTTTTCAGGATTTTGTCTACCAACCACCGTATTGGCTGGGAAGTGGGGCCCAGCATAAGCATATGCCATCTGATCTAATGTATGCCGGAAATATGACATAAGGATGTCGACACATTGTTAATTAGAAAATGTCGACAGAGTGTTTGGTTAGAAAATATCGACAGAGTGTTTGGTTAGAAAATGTCGACATGTATCATAACACAATCGGTTTAAGTCACTGAAGGAGCTTCTATAAGAGCTTGCATCAACTTATCAGACACCCCCACCCTCCTCTCCCAACTCTCGAGAAGAGCTAACTTGTAACTGAGATGCCAATGTGATAGTATTTCAAACCAATCACGTTATTATGTTGAAAAGTTGAAACATAATGGTGTCTGATGGGCTTGAAATGCCATCACCATTGCATCTCATGTTCCATGTAAGTTAATCTCATCTCGCCCTTTGGTGTTACATCAACTGCGCAGGGCTACATCGTCCAAATTTCACTTGAACAATCATGGGGAATGGGCATGAAGGTGTGATCTTTTACTTTTCATTTAAGTTCTCGCTTGTAATTAGAAGAAACTAGGATTAATTTTATATATCaaacaattatttttctttggattttacaTTTCGGAGCCCCCGGATCGAGCAATCTAGACTCTTCAATTTAAATCATGTGTCCTCATTAGCTCATTCCACTAGCTCACCTCACACACAATCTCTCTCTCCAACGCCCAAATATCTATCTCTTGAACGGTTCGTATTGCTCGGTTCATAGGTTCAAGAGTGTGAGATCCAGAGAGAATCTCAATCCAAGACACCAAAGGATGTGGAATTGCCCATTGTGGGTTAAATTGGGCAGCCCAAAGAATGTATGGTGATCTCTATTTGTCATGTCACCAGGCGTACATATGTAAATATCTACATATCTTGTTACGTGATTACCATGACATACAAGATTTTCTTCGCAAATTTGCAACAAATGTATTATAGATTGAGTACCTTAAAGTCCATAGGTAGAATATATAACATACCATAGATAGAAAGGTGAGAAATCAGATTGCATCTTATATGCGGTCGTAGTGGGTATTAGAATCCACAGGAGCCATATGTTTTAAGGATAGGAGTAGGACCTTATCTATGTAATCCATCACCCATCATGTCGTCCACCATTATATCCATGTCAACCAAGGATATTAGAGATGCCGAGAACCACAAGCTAGCTAGCATGTCTTCTTCaaccttttcaattttatttttattcttttggttTTCACATTTTGGCTTTGTGGTGTATATCCTTAGATTAAAACATTATCTACACTGTCATCCTAAACCCTGAACCATAAACCCTGAAAAGCTGAAAGTATATGGGGAGTATTATATATACATGGCTTTCGACAATGTGCATATGCCACAAGTCTTTTTAGAATACAACAATCTATGACATACGTTACATACAAACGGTAAAAACTTTTTATACTTTTTAAGAGAAAGATGAACCTATCACATCTAATATAGTTTAAAAAACTAATTCAAGATAGGGAGATGTGGTTCCCCGTTATAAacatatttgatatatttcaagTGACTCAGTTAGAATTTAGAAACCAATAATTAATCTTCAAATGTAATTCGGGAGACCCTACGATTGGGATGTTGGGTTTTTtgaaaggggtgtgatatccacacaccccattttacttctcacacacacctttttaattttcggccgttggatcggatgaattgaagaagatcaacggacataaattatcaagaggtgtgcaagaagtaaaatgaggtgtgtggatagcacaccccttcttTAAATTATACGTCTTTTCCTTGTTCGTAAGTCACCAAAGTAGGTAGCTATAGGAAGGAGATTAACTACCATGGGGTGACTCAGTAATTGAGGAGAATTTCAAGGTGTATTTCACATGGTTGGCCTTAGCTAAGTCCGGTTCCTGGAGCTGGTGAATCAAACGATGGTGGCTGAGGAGGCTAAACTACCTCTATGAGTCTTCCCGGCCCCCGATAGGATGGACTGTCATGACTTCGCCACTAGCtgatcccttttttttttaggaaattatgaaataaatttataaTGTATGTAGCTCACAATTGCATTAGTATACAAGAACGGGATGCATCTAACTCATCTCAACTgaattatacgtacaaaatcaCGATCGACTACTACATGCAATTTGGATATCATACTAACTTGATTATCACTCACACTCAGAACAATCGAGATACGACTAAGTGGGGCACTAGGGATTAAAAAGTATCATGTGCCCGCAGACACACGCCACCATACTCCTACTCATGACAACACGAATGGCGTGGTGGCAGGTGGCAAACAAGTAAGTTTATTAGTGTATTCAAAATACTGTCAAGTGTTGTTACTATTTTACCTGTTCCGCTCGAATTTTAACATATGGATTGGAAAAGTTCAGTCAACGAGAGGTGAGACATATCAACTCTGCATTTCATTCATATTATATAATACGCTAAATAATAGCACCATAGGATGCTTCGAGGGATACACAAAAATTTCGTGGCAAACAGGCAATGCAGAAAGTAGCTATTTAGGAAGATGATGaaggtaaaaaaataaatttagcaGTACTTTTGTGAGTGATAAGGGCAGATAGATGGTAGAGATGCATGGTGGCCATGCAATTAATGTAAATGGTCAGTAGTAGTGAAAGGAGATAGAGAGATTGGGTTCATCTCCAACGTCCAAACCTCATCCATGAAGATTAGAAGCTCTCGTAGACTGAGATTTCCCTATCACATTTTTCAGAAGAGGCACTGGGGGGTGTGGTGTGGGGCTGAAAAATATATCATATTCATATAGTTGTGGGATGGTGAGGTGTATAAAGCAAGGCAATTCCAGAGCTGTTGCCCATCATGTCTTCAGCTTCGTCAGTTAAGAGTTTTAACCTcacctcctccacctcctccgccCTCTCTCCCGCTACCAGCAGGAAACCTAGTTGTATTTCTGCCAGGATCagcacttcttcttcttctccttgtagaGCTCCTCCCCCTAACCTCATCCAAAACAAGCCTGTTACCTCCGTTCCTGCTATCACTCGGGTActcttatctctctctctctctctctctctctctctctctctctctctctctctctctagatcctTCAACTCATCATGTGTACATTACTTTCAAGTAGTGTATATGACAACGTGACTAGTGACTACCTATATGCTCTTCTACATCGAAAATCTGACAACTGTCGCTGATATAATCCGTTGCAAGAATGGAATGGGTAAAAGGTCTACTAGCAACTTGCAAGTAATATCCAACGATACAACCACTAATATGCCTTTTACCTATCCCATTCTGTGCTACTCGTAATTATTGTTAGTTTTTCTTGTAGTGGCAGCCGCTTTATATGAGAATAATATGTATTGCCATTGTTTGAAACTTTATTTATCTCTTCAACAATATTTATGTCCTGATAGCTCTTTGGTTCACGTGGTAAAACTTCTAAAGTATAGAACGAAAATTAATTGGTAGATGGAACTCTACTGGTGTCCAATACCAGCCTCGAACACgtttgattatatatatacacatcatCATCTATAATTAATCAGTGTTCTTATCACTCAACTAATCCTCTTCTTATCGGGATGACGTGGACGCTTTTCATTGATTCAACATCCTTAAAAAATGACATGTGTATGGTTTGAACCAAAAtgaataaaaaggaaaattacaCATGTATGGTACTAATTTTCCCTAATAAATATTTAGGTGACATAAAAGGGTATAAATTAATGTTAAGATATTATTTGCGTGTGTGAAAAATAAGTAGAAGGAAGAAATGGCAAAGGAGTACGAAGAGGCCATTGCATCTCTCCAGAAACTTCTCAGTGAGAAGGAGGAGCTGAGGGCTGAAGCGGCTGCTAAAGTGGAGCAGGTAACAGCTCAGCTGGCGACGGCCGAGGCCAACGGCGCCACCAAGCCTTATGATGCCGCCGAGAGGCTCAAGAGCGGCTTCATTTACTTCAAGAAAGAGAAATACGAGTAtgctctcttttcttcttaaatATAGGATTAAACGAGATTCGCTTTCAACTGACGTCATATATATGAAGTTGCATGCAGACAAATTAATAACCATTTTCTTCCTTAATTTAACAGCAAGAATCCGGCTCTTTACGGTGAACTTGCCAAAGGACAATGGCCCAAGTTTATGCTGTTTGCATGCTCGGATTCTCGAGTCTGTCCTTCACATGTTCTGGATATGCAGCCAGGAGAGGCTTTTGTTGTCCGCACAGTTGCTAACTTGGTCCCACCCTATGATAAGGTTTACACATTTCCTCgtccttttctctcttttgtcACAAGAAAATGCGGCTTCCCTTTTGTGTGTccctatatatgtatgtgtatgtatatatgttttaatttagttttatcTGTGTTAATAGACTAAATACGCTGGAACTGGGGCGGCCGTTGAGTATGCTGTCTTGCATCTCAAGGTAATTAATTAATCCATgcattttggtttaatttcttGGTTTTGTAATAATTAATCATATTTAGCTAAATGCTTTTTTTATTACTAATATAAATTAATCTTTTGTATGTACTATTACTATATGTATGTATAGGTTTCATACATAGTGGTGATTGGGCACAGCGCCTGTGGAGGAATCAAGGCGCTCTTGTCGATTCCAGAAGATGGGTCTACCCTTGGCACGTAAGCAAACAAGCCACTCTTTATCAGCTTAGGGTTGTTTGGAATTGTTCTTAACTTGTTAGAAGTGCTTAATTTCTGAAGAACCACATGTTAGTTGCTCCAGAAAGTGCTTTTACAAGCCAGAAACACCTTTAGCATTTGCTGTCAAACGTACTCATAGCTGTTTTTGGTTGTTAGAAAAGTTTACTTTCTAGCTCCCTCAGAAGCAACCCCAATCAAAAACACTTAATTATTATCTTAATTATGAAATTATGGGAAACCAACATATAAACATGTGCATGATGGATGCATGGATGATGCAGTGACTTCATAGAAGACTGGATTGGTATCGCATCGCCGGCAGGGAAGAAGGTGAAGGCAGATCATGGTGCCGATGCTCCTTTCGCTGATCTCTGCGGCCACTGTGAAAAGGTAAGTACGGATATAAGAATCCATGTACTTAATTACTAGTTAGCGCCGTATTAATTTACTAACTGACTGAAACGAGTGCAGGAGGCGGTGAATGTATCGATCGGAAACCTGCTGAGCTATCCGTTTGTGAGAGAGGGTTTGCTGaagaaaaccctagcaatcaagGGAGGATACTATGACTTTGTCAACGGACGTTTCGAGCTCTGGGATGTTGATTTCAGCCTCAACCCCATCTTCTCCGTATGATCGCAATCACATTCCCATGCAACTCAATTGCTTCCTGTTTGTAATTTCCTTCTTAATTTCATCTGCAGCGTCGTTGCAAATGTAATCGTATAATTTCCTTGAGATTGTAATCGTTTgcgaaaaaataataaacggAGATCCAGGTTGGTTCCTTCGTTCATCATTTCACATgcaaaatttatataattttccGGTTTGAATTTTGTTTACGTTGAGAGTACTGcaattttgttgtttgttttagcCACGGTGACTACCGTACTGCACAGGAAACTGTAGGGCATATGGGAGGAGACATTTTTTAGGATGGCGGAAACACGGCTAGGTACACAATATTATAATACAATTTGTGTACTGAGCCGTGTTTCCGGCATACTGAAAAATCTGAGAGAGACGAGTGATGAATCATTGCAAAGATGAAGTGATGAATCATATTATTTAATTACACATGATGATAACGCGGACCGGGTTTAATTATATTTAGACGCTTTAGGCCACCTATCTTTCATTTCAAGAGTTGAATGTTATAATCTTCATCCATCCCAAGTTCTCCCTAATATTTCTAGCTAGCGTTTTGGGTTGTTCAATTTTCGCTTTGGCAGTGTGATCCTTCCATTCCGCTTAATTTGAATGATCATACTCGTAGattaaatagtttaaaataCCGCTACACTTACACTATCATAGTCGAGCCAACCATTAACACTAAACGTCGAGACTGAAAGCCAGTCAACTTGTTTTCTCACAAAAATAACTAATAAGTGCGCAATACAAACGTACACAATAAGCTAATACAATTACAAGATCTTGCAATGCTTAAGTTCGAATTCCACTATCGGCAACCCCTCTTGATGAGCGATctgtaaaactaaaaaattggataaaaccCGACCCATATACACATACAAGCATAGTTGTGGTGTTCAGTTCTGCATCACAAACATGGAAGATTCAACTTACCATATATCAAAGGATCAATTGTTAACTGAAACAGTTTATGTACAAGACCCTTCCATAAGACTATCAATACACAAACGATGGCGATATGTCCCGTTTTTTCGGTTAACTGAGAAT belongs to Malus sylvestris chromosome 17, drMalSylv7.2, whole genome shotgun sequence and includes:
- the LOC126610566 gene encoding phosphoglucan phosphatase LSF1, chloroplastic-like isoform X2, producing MATLQLPSCRAHGRSSPPPLISASSSSSAFWGGQVAFINGRRSSAEKLRYKGGGAVRVLAMSGGSSSSSFKMNLNEYMVTLDKPLGIRFALSVDGRIFVHALKKGGNAEKSRIVMVGDTLKKAGDLSAGRLAEASDFVDTQKMLKEKTGSISLVLERPFSPFPIQQLLLMNDLDNLFNRGRVPFATWNKAVLASSLQSSPGTGGNSGFVTFSSKFLKPQGWNYLNGQNGRIQSQMQNNTVAQPLSQLACIYAEEESGDGEWAHGNFPLDEYVKALDRSKGELYYNHALGMRYSKITEHIYVGSCIQTEDDVAALKNVAGVTAILNFQSGTETENWGINSNAINESCQKFGILMINYPIREGDSFDLRKKLPFCVGLLLRLLKKNHCVFVTCTTGFDRSPTCVIAYLHWMTDTSLHAAYNFVTGLHLCRPDRPAIAWATWDLIAMVENGKHEGPPTHAVIFVWNGQEGEDVTLVGDFTANWKEPIRANYKGGSRWEAEIRLSQGKYYYKFIVNGNWRHSTSSPSERDKSGNVNNIIIIGDTASVRPSVQQPQK
- the LOC126610566 gene encoding phosphoglucan phosphatase LSF1, chloroplastic-like isoform X1, with the protein product MATLQLPSCRAHGRSSPPPLISASSSSSAFWGGQVAFINGRRSSAEKLRYKGGGAVRVLAMSGGSSSSSFKMNLNEYMVTLDKPLGIRFALSVDGRIFVHALKKGGNAEKSRIVMVGDTLKKAGDLSAGRLAEASDFVDTQKMLKEKTGSISLVLERPFSPFPIQQLLLMNDLDNLFNRGRVPFATWNKAVLASSLQSSPGTGGNSGFVTFSSKFLKPQGWNYLNGQNGRIQSQMQNNTVAQPLSQLACIYAEEESGDGEWAHGNFPLDEYVKALDRSKGELYYNHALGMRYSKITEHIYVGSCIQTEDDVAALKNVAGVTAILNFQSGTETENWGINSNAINESCQKFGILMINYPIREGDSFDLRKKLPFCVGLLLRLLKKNHCVFVTCTTGFDRSPTCVIAYLHWMTDTSLHAAYNFVTGLHLCRPDRPAIAWATWDLIAMVENGKHEGPPTHAVIFVWNGQEGEDVTLVGDFTANWKEPIRANYKGGSRWEAEIRLSQGKYYYKFIVNGNWRHSTSSPSERDKSGNVNNIIIIGDTASVRPSVQQPQKDVNIVKVIERPLTENERFMLAKAARCVSFSICPIRLAPK
- the LOC126610566 gene encoding phosphoglucan phosphatase LSF1, chloroplastic-like isoform X3, which encodes MLKEKTGSISLVLERPFSPFPIQQLLLMNDLDNLFNRGRVPFATWNKAVLASSLQSSPGTGGNSGFVTFSSKFLKPQGWNYLNGQNGRIQSQMQNNTVAQPLSQLACIYAEEESGDGEWAHGNFPLDEYVKALDRSKGELYYNHALGMRYSKITEHIYVGSCIQTEDDVAALKNVAGVTAILNFQSGTETENWGINSNAINESCQKFGILMINYPIREGDSFDLRKKLPFCVGLLLRLLKKNHCVFVTCTTGFDRSPTCVIAYLHWMTDTSLHAAYNFVTGLHLCRPDRPAIAWATWDLIAMVENGKHEGPPTHAVIFVWNGQEGEDVTLVGDFTANWKEPIRANYKGGSRWEAEIRLSQGKYYYKFIVNGNWRHSTSSPSERDKSGNVNNIIIIGDTASVRPSVQQPQKDVNIVKVIERPLTENERFMLAKAARCVSFSICPIRLAPK
- the LOC126610569 gene encoding carbonic anhydrase, chloroplastic-like isoform X2 codes for the protein MGMKKEEMAKEYEEAIASLQKLLSEKEELRAEAAAKVEQVTAQLATAEANGATKPYDAAERLKSGFIYFKKEKYDKNPALYGELAKGQWPKFMLFACSDSRVCPSHVLDMQPGEAFVVRTVANLVPPYDKTKYAGTGAAVEYAVLHLKVSYIVVIGHSACGGIKALLSIPEDGSTLGTDFIEDWIGIASPAGKKVKADHGADAPFADLCGHCEKEAVNVSIGNLLSYPFVREGLLKKTLAIKGGYYDFVNGRFELWDVDFSLNPIFSV
- the LOC126610569 gene encoding carbonic anhydrase 2-like isoform X1, giving the protein MSSASSVKSFNLTSSTSSALSPATSRKPSCISARISTSSSSPCRAPPPNLIQNKPVTSVPAITRKEEMAKEYEEAIASLQKLLSEKEELRAEAAAKVEQVTAQLATAEANGATKPYDAAERLKSGFIYFKKEKYDKNPALYGELAKGQWPKFMLFACSDSRVCPSHVLDMQPGEAFVVRTVANLVPPYDKTKYAGTGAAVEYAVLHLKVSYIVVIGHSACGGIKALLSIPEDGSTLGTDFIEDWIGIASPAGKKVKADHGADAPFADLCGHCEKEAVNVSIGNLLSYPFVREGLLKKTLAIKGGYYDFVNGRFELWDVDFSLNPIFSV
- the LOC126610569 gene encoding carbonic anhydrase, chloroplastic-like isoform X3 produces the protein MAKEYEEAIASLQKLLSEKEELRAEAAAKVEQVTAQLATAEANGATKPYDAAERLKSGFIYFKKEKYDKNPALYGELAKGQWPKFMLFACSDSRVCPSHVLDMQPGEAFVVRTVANLVPPYDKTKYAGTGAAVEYAVLHLKVSYIVVIGHSACGGIKALLSIPEDGSTLGTDFIEDWIGIASPAGKKVKADHGADAPFADLCGHCEKEAVNVSIGNLLSYPFVREGLLKKTLAIKGGYYDFVNGRFELWDVDFSLNPIFSV